In Fusarium oxysporum f. sp. lycopersici 4287 chromosome 6, whole genome shotgun sequence, a single window of DNA contains:
- a CDS encoding hypothetical protein (At least one base has a quality score < 10): protein MHKRASPSASPQKQQCYRDQNNSRLKIHGARHARLGRGISRLTRHDTEPLPRFMILEVVTGSFARIRAEAENAAVVEEKNGKRSATFNIAEFEESMPLLVGCYRETLRLVNQTLSTRRILQDTSVTTPEGATYILKKDTDLQLPAGVAHYEDSVWGADVNVFNPERFLPSSKGSTEDERKRKAAYIPFGGGRHLCPGRNLA, encoded by the coding sequence ATGCACAAGCGGGCGAGCCCGTCAGCGTCTCCTCAAAAGCAGCAGTGTTATCGCGACCAGAACAATTCGCGATTGAAAATCCATGGTGCACGCCATGCCAGGTTAGGGAGGGGAATTTCACGCCTCACCAGGCACGACACCGAGCCATTACCGCGATTCATGATCCTAGAAGTAGTGACCGGATCTTTCGCGCGGATACGAGCCGAAGCTGAGAATGCAGCTGTTGTGGAGGAGAAAAATGGCAAGAGGAGTGCGACGTTTAATATTGCGGAATTTGAGGAGAGTATGCCTCTGCTGGTGGGCTGTTATCGCGAGACGTTGCGTCTTGTGAACCAGACTCTTAGCACGCGACGCATCCTCCAAGACACAAGCGTCACAACACCCGAAGGAGCAACATATATTCTCAAAAAAGACACAGACTTGCAACTCCCGGCTGGCGTAGCACACTACGAGGACAGTGTCTGGGGCGCAGATGTCAACGTCTTCAATCCAGAGCGCTTCCTCCCATCATCCAAGGGAAGCACAGAGGATGAGCGCAAGCGAAAAGCAGCGTACATACCCTTCGGAGGCGGTCGCCATCTGTGTCCAGGCCGCAACCTCGCTTAG
- a CDS encoding hypothetical protein (At least one base has a quality score < 10) — MSLQSTFSSTIHLRDFVDTVTEDPSRENAPNYVEIQTDVNIFDESSFYSPNVNVEPIHTRIHAYLTREERDLYVANTFFYADGRFSTALSADGALEISVQALSLMSHPGDVSDFDKYRRHLPEQWCPMMTIIGFVPSRSDKTLDFSEDRCFAVETSVYDTLKAAPIAFSVTCFLETTKRWQKVKIPQSGAFLSITAKVTGRTTDTNQLALRVLDLAYLPRPAAVPTATPTPSSTPTSKRSARWEGRATPFTPSKRRRGSDSASLAGSSYKKQLPQPTEGHSHVSIAEDSLDPPANSPSNSPSPSAMADAGESSITLHPFPGPDGGTRPHRNRHPPKKYPHKE, encoded by the exons ATGTCTCTACAATCGACCTTTTCGAGTACCATCCACCTGCGCGACTTCGTCGACACCGTCACAGAGGACCCGAGTCGTGAAAATGCACCCAACTACGTCGAAATACAGACCGACGTCAACATCTTTGACGAGAGTAGCTTCTATAGTCCTAATGTCAACGTCGAGCCTATTCATACCCGCATCCATGCTTATCTCACACGAGAAGAAAGGGACCTCTATGTGGCAAACACCTTCTTCTACGCCGACGGTCGCTTCTCTACTGCCCTGTCTGCCGACGGGGCCTTGGAGATCAGTGTCCAAGCCTTAAGCTTGATGAG TCACCCGGGAGACGTGTCTGACTTTGACAAGTATCGACGCCACTTGCCAGAACAGTGGTGTCCGATGATGACCATTATCGGCTTCGTGCCATCTCGCAGCGACAAGACTCTTGACTTTTCAGAGGACCGCTGCTTCGCCGTCGAAACATCCGTCTACGACACCTTAAAAGCAGCTCCAATCGCGTTCTCCGTCACCTGTTTCCTGGAAACCACCAAGCGTTGGCAAAAAGTCAAGATCCCTCAGTCGGGAGCTTTTCTCAGTATCACTGCCAAAGTCACTGGCCGCACCACCGACACCAATCAGCTGGCCCTCCGTGTCCTCGACTTGGCCTACCTACCGAGACCGGCTGCCGTCCCCACGGCCACGCCGACGCCATCTTCTACTCCGACTTCGAAGCGCTCCGCCCGCTGGGAGGGTCGTGCCACTCCGTTCACCCCTTCTAAGAGGCGACGAGGCTCTGACAGCGCCAGCCTGGCGGGATCTTCATATAAGAAACAGCTTCCGCAGCCTACAGAAGGCCATTCTCATGTATCGATTGCAGAAGATAGCCTAGATCCTCCGGCCAATTCCCCCTCTAATTCCCCATCTCCGTCGGCCATGGCCGACGCCGGCGAGTCTAGCATCACTTTGCATCCTTTCCCAGGCCCAGACGGCGGGACTAGGCCACATCGCAATCGCCATCCCCCAAAGAAGTATCCCCATAAAGAATAA
- a CDS encoding hypothetical protein (At least one base has a quality score < 10), translating into MLFMPSYAAAELEELIICHQEAFEDIALVRITLSDDADWRICSQKIVKGQKLTRILHVVYQRLKQIRTAR; encoded by the coding sequence ATGCTCTTCATGCCGAGCTACGCAGCTGCCGAGCTTGAGGAACTCATCATCTGCCATCAAGAAGCATTTGAAGATATCGCCCTGGTCCGTATTACCTTGTCGGACGATGCGGACTGGCGAATATGCTCCCAGAAGATAGTCAAGGGACAAAAGCTCACCAGAATTCTCCATGTAGTTTATCAACGTCTCAAACAAATCAGAACTGCAAGGTAA
- a CDS encoding hypothetical protein (At least one base has a quality score < 10), giving the protein MATIDPAVPQYHRARIAQYVLKRMRQKSPESTLTAKNLLAIVEKPPLPLTVEITFPRITFCCGCMCGSYGIDCPCRGEGCRLGMRVHIDMEKNHWKRDLTPPQYAPSPPVTLTEGQIIKVVPHNFKAHLNAILEPFLRAAICAYNEKYAKWAYGHILNPDSRELDYRFRTLEDQLEATTTQIFNRILDDVGGLEVLDRNSTDFREKIMMGSITAFTRRA; this is encoded by the exons ATGGCTACTATTGACCCTGCCGTTCCACAATACCACCGGGCTCGTATTGCCCAATATGTTTTGAAGCGTATGCGTCAGAAGTCCCCAGAAAGTACCCTCACCGCCAAGAACCTCCTGGCGATTGTTGAGAAACCACCTTTGCCACTGACAGTGGAGATAACATTTCCTCGCATCACCTTTTGCTGCGGCTGCATGT GCGGATCCTATGGGATAGACTGCCCTTGCCGCGGCGAGGGTTGCCGTTTAGGAATGAGAGTCCATATTGACATGGAAAAGAACCATTGGAAGCGCGACTTAACGCCGCCACAATATGCTCCCTCCCCACCTGTGACCTTGACGGAGGGCCAAATCATCAAGGTCGTTCCACACAACTTCAAGGCTCACCTCAACGCTATCCTTGAACCATTCTTACGCGCCGCGATCTGTGCCTACAATGAGAAATATGCTAAGTGGGCCTATGGCCACATTCTCAACCCTGACTCTCGTGAGCTCGATTATCGCTTCAGAACTCTAGAGGATCAGCTTGAAGCAACTACAACTCAGATTTTCAACAGAATCTTAGACGATGTAGGCGGGCTTGAGGTGCTTGATAGGAACAGCACAGACTTCAGGGAGAAAATCATGATGGGCTCGATCACTGCTTTCACGAGAAGAGCATAA
- a CDS encoding hypothetical protein (At least one base has a quality score < 10) → METESLSDLFRRLDAQNRENVALAGLGIRTSADIFEAIQSQYEHSRSQRNEAYGWSVVSPALVDLGIRTSADILEALNGENGQKSGDMSSRRRHRLHRKPGIMSSGQGQVVDSAEGTVENGPQEEPRHRSELKRSGPRSDDGQLPHKRPRTVERQERSESEQVQDLANVLGVLEEDFAEKERLSDDQTWCTPVSHERKAKTVEEFYKAFHDMRTLPVLTCMFCYPKHSRAELQYVDWDWWVANAIEKRDGSPFKCVQCFPVGQKILGCADCGGHLGRGALSAAARLHTQLGCEHMFPDELKDLTPVEEKLIALNSCYGFITKHSVSDGHRQGATYPRHVKGHITVFPNNVQELATNVLPHPLLKVMDDVHISWQGQEKPAPSDLSTLLSVRRNAVEKALLWLKRHNPLYADIEIDEAELDSWDAPSHGVPSQVFDRLERNEPSAREKMQTVHIVPPTERDIDDHEPADNQEIMASLAEGLSTSGEPEVDGFASGEDGDDWVGNNRDRVDETESSGMFNLDGRPDIPDAEKLRYLVKSMGEVGPGEHTHGSTWKGSAKVRHGGAVEPYIFPVVNLFPLGKGGPRQAEEHSKDATGQVHPIFELEAAAQHLVSSRNMSLEAWVKMVIQRHGGRFATHPVFPFLVFNIGVRSRNRRVNMASMRRSDFPDVERTIQDLTASRLEKARGELEACGKTADPDVNRLLRNLSLYGYRQPMSRESRLTTRRKIKSLIIRYGIPAIWFTLNPNDITNPIKLKLAAYRTRETDRAEEYLRSLDQAYKRARLAISDPLSSAIFFHREISMFFQYYVMVGKDSVFGRVSQYYGAVETNERGALHLHGLLWLQGNMYLSSLLSDVQGEEQAAYRQRVTEYVDSVFTEDLDEESFARVRTGRSVTSDVSSLLERAFQFPPTFEEEANFCAGATQIHTHSPTCVKYAIGRRGTKQNPCRFGAPWKPVEKTYFDEDGLLRLRRSHSLVNRWNKVMAVGLRHNHDISFIVTKCKGLALVYYVTNYATKVEDPVWKRVVAAKDLIRLLGDRDQSSNGRGRTEGDNRHSQARRFLLRMANRIFTERALSQVEVLAHFQGYETEFTNSTAWTFLNVYTLYWLVVRFNLAGRDPPAGAAEIPRQEQLRSIKSQQNGLSREREKMVQGLQNQLGGTAAADGVAAHSRSDRPGQQDNLTTHADQRGPSRDTGPSTGVMFGPSTSFCETGRQVAESFTLNQRQSIALQLICRQLDRMWHDDNETPQLCQFIGGEGGTGKSRVIAAIAELFVRTGQSHRLLLTATSGTAAANINGITIHSACRFSKDTVARVGRAGDPDGFASSGSAALRIDGQTKMDWQEKQVLIIDEVSMLGARTLHAVNEQLCRLRESARDFGGIPIVIFCGDFYQFRPVQERSILLPSASTTWEGDNGFGIEQRRQHDMAHALWRKFTTVVLLDEQVRAAQDPRLRGLLTRIRKGVQDQSDVEYLNSHCYQEGRRIPWESGITVVTPLNRNRWNLNIEATLAFRKQWQRQVRIFVSEHRWKDNEPTEEEAIMMLGQGDDSTIPVPAIFMFVPGMPVVVNKNTHQGLKLVNGASYTAQHVILDKAHPGHQIDADTVLHFGPPAGILLGSETTRDFRFIGMPPGTVLLTPTSVKIECQRKRPWQQVDVSRRGLPCAPAFACTDYKVQGRTLDLVALELRGTRTTNIDGQAVPSQCDPYSLYVQLSRCRTLDGIMLLSRAREHDLIGNTVPAEMAQAELRLEQLSEETLKGAESRDWLE, encoded by the exons ATGGAGACGGAGAGTCTGTCCGATCTGTTCCGTCGCCTAGATGCGCAGAATCGCGAGAATGTGGCACTCGCCGGCCTGGGGATCCGTACATCGGCAGATATCTTCGAGGCTATACAGAGCCAGTATGAGCACTCTAGGAGCCAAAGAAATGAGGCATATGGATGGTCGGTTGTTAGTCCGGCACTGGTAGATCTGGGCATTCGGACGTCAGCCGACATTCTAGAGGCGTTGAACGGGGAGAACGGCCAGAAAAGTGGTGATATGAGTTCTCGCCGacgtcatcgtcttcatcggaAACCGGGGATCATGTCATcaggccaaggccaagtcgTTGACAGCGCGGAAGGTACGGTAGAGAATGGGCCTCAAGAAGAACCAAGGCATCGGAGTGAACTGAAGAGGTCCGGCCCTCGTAGCGACGACGGGCAGCTACCACACAAACGTCCCAGAACTGTGGAGCGCCAGGAGAGGAGCGAGTCTGAGCAGGTGCAAGACCTCGCCAACGTGCTGGGTGTGTTGGAGGAAGACTTTGCAGAAAAGGAGCGGCTATCTGACGACCAGACATGGTGTACGCCTGTGAGCCACGAGAGAAAGGCGAAGACGGTCGAGGAGTTCTACAAAGCGTTCCACGACATGAGAACGCTGCCGGTCCTCACCTGTATGTTCTGTTATCCTAAGCATAGCAGAGCTGAGTTGCAGTATGTTGACTGGGACTGGTGGGTGGCAAATGCCATCGAAAAGCGCGACGGCTCACCTTTCAAGTGCGTTCAGTGCTTCCCTGTAGGACAGAAGATTCTCGGGTGCGCAGACTGCGGAGGACACCTGGGGAGAGGTGCGTTATCGGCAGCAGCGCGGCTGCACACGCAGTTGGGATGCGAGCACATGTTTCCTGACGAGCTGAAGGATCTCACGCCggtcgaggagaagctgaTTGCGCTGAACTCGTGCTACggcttcatcaccaagcacAGCGTCTCAGATGGACACAGACAAGGCGCGACCTACCCGAGACATGTGAAGGGACATATCACGGTATTCCCAAACAACGTGCAGGAGCTAGCAACGAATGTCCTCCCACATCCGCTCTTGAAGGTCATGGATGATGTCCATATATCATGGCAGGGGCAGGAGAAACCAGCGCCGAGTGACCTGTCAACGTTACTATCGGTGCGACGTAACGCCGTCGAGAAGGCATTGCTGTGGCTCAAAAGGCACAATCCGTTGTATGCCGACATCGAAATTGACGAGGCGGAATTGGATAGTTGGGATGCGCCGTCACACGGAGTGCCTTCCCAAGTTTTTGATCGACTGGAACGGAATGAGCCTTCGGCGAGGGAGAAGATGCAGACGGTGCACATTGTCCCACCCACAGAGCGCGATATCGACGATCATGAACCGGCAGATAACCAAGAGATCATGGCATCGTTAGCCGAGGGCCTAAGCACATCAGGAGAACCAGAAGTTGATGGCTTCGCCTctggtgaggatggtgacgATTGGGTCGGTAATAACAGAGATCGAGTGGACGAAACAGAATCATCCGGCATGTTCAACTTGGACGGGCGCCCAGACATCCCAGATGCGGAGAAGCTACGGTATCTCGTCAAGTCCATGGGTGAGGTGGGGCCCGGGGAGCATACACACGGAAGTACCTGGAAAGGGTCAGCCAAGGTGAGGCACGGGGGCGCCGTCGAGCCTTACATCTTTCCCGTGGTGAA CTTGTTCCCGCTGGGCAAAGGCGGTCCCCGGCAGGCCGAAGAGCACTCCAAGGATGCGACAGGGCAAGTGCATCCTATTTTCGAGCTGGAAGCCGCTGCGCAACACCTCGTATCGTCCCGGAACATGAGCTTGGAGGCTTGGGTGAAAATGGTGATCCAGCGACACGGCGGCCGCTTTGCAACGCATCCCGTCTTTCCCTTTCTCGTTTTCAATATAGGGGTGCGGTCTAGAAACCGCCGCGTGAACATGGCAAGCATGCGGAGGAGTGATTTCCCGGACGTAGAACGTACCATCCAAGACTTGACCGCGTCAAGGCTTGAGAAGGCGAGGGGAGAGCTAGAGGCTTGCGGTAAGACTGCCGATCCAGACGTCAACCGGCTGCTGAGGAACCTGTCACTTTACGGCTACCGTCAGCCGATGTCAAGGGAGAGCAGGCTGACGACGCGGCGGAAGATCAAGTCCCTCATAATTCGGTACGGCATCCCCGCCATCTGGTTCACGCTCAACCCAAACGATATCACGAACCCGATAAAGCTCAAGCTGGCTGCATACCGTACCCGTGAGACAGACAGAGCCGAGGAATATCTAAGAAGTCTTGATCAGGCGTACAAGAGGGCTCGACTCGCGATATCGGATCCCCTCAGCTCGgcaatcttcttccatcgGGAGATCTCCATGTTCTTCCAGTACTACGTGATGGTTGGGAAGGATTCAGTATTCGGGCGGGTCAGCCAGTACTATGGGGCAGTAGAGACCAATGAAAGGGGCGCGCTCCACCTCCACGGCCTCCTCTGGCTGCAGGGTAATATGTATCTGAGTTCCCTTCTCAGCGACGTTCAAGGAGAGGAGCAAGCGGCATATCGGCAGCGAGTGACCGAGTATGTTGACAGTGTCTTTACGGAG GATCTCGATGAGGAGTCTTTCGCGAGAGTGCGAACAGGGAGATCGGTGACGTCTGACGTGTCGTCGCTATTGGAGAGAGCATTCCAATTTCCCCCGACtttcgaagaagaagcgaactTCTGCGCAGGTGCTACACAAATTCACACGCATAGCCCTACATGCGTCAAGTACGCGATCGGGAGACGCGGAACGAAGCAGAATCCTTGCCGATTCGGGGCGCCTTGGAAACCAGTGGAGAAGACTTACTTTGACGAAGACGGGCTATTGCGGCTTCGACGCAGCCACAGCCTGGTGAACCGATGGAACAAGGTAATGGCAGTGGGGCTGCGACACAACCACGATATATCCTTCATTGTGACAAAATGTAAGGGTCTGGCGCTCGTCTACTACGTGACCAACTACGCCACCAAAGTGGAGGATCCGGTGTGGAAGCGTGTGGTGGCAGCCAAAGACCTAATTCGGCTCCTGGGTGATAGGGATCAGTCGAGCAACGGGCGAGGTCGAACCGAGGGCGACAACCGTCACAGCCAAGCGCGCCGATTTCTGCTGCGAATGGCCAACAGAATCTTCACGGAACGGGCGTTGTCGCAGGTCGAGGTGTTGGCACATTTTCAGGGATACGAGACAGAATTTACAAACAGCACCGCCTGGACGTTTCTGAACGTCTACACTCTCTACTGGCTGGTGGT GAGGTTCAATCTCGCGGGCAGAGATCCCCCGGCAGGAGCAGCTGAGATCCCCCGGCAGGAGCAGCTGAGATCCATCAAGTCACAGCAAAACGGTCTCTCCCGCGAACGGGAGAAGATGGTCCAGGGACTGCAGAATCAGTTGGGCGGCACAGCAGCCGCCGACGGAGTCGCGGCGCACAGCAGGTCCGACAGGCCCGGCCAGCAAGACAATCTTACCACGCATGCCGATCAAAGGGGCCCATCTCGGGATACGGGTCCATCGACGGGCGTTATGTTCGgcccatccacatcctttTGCGAGACCGGAAGGCAAGTGGCCGAGTCCTTCACACTGAACCAAAGACAAAGCATAGCGTTGCAGTTGATATGTCGCCAACTTGACCGGATGTGGCACGACGACAACGAAACCCCTCAACTCTGCCAATTCATTGGAGGTGAGGGAGGCACCGGCAAGTCTCGCGTCATTGCTGCCATCGCGGAATTGTTCGTTCGTACGGGACAATCCCATCGCCTGCTATTGACGGCGACGTCCGGCACAGCGGCCGCGAACATCAATGGAATCACTATCCATTCCGCTTGCAGATTCTCTAAAGACACAGTCGCGAGAGTAGGCCGCGCCGGTGACCCAGACGGCTTCGCATCGTCTGGCTCGGCAGCTCTCCGCATCGACGGGCAGACCAAGATGGACTGGCAGGAGAAACAGGTCTTGATCATAGACGAAGTCAGCATGCTGGGCGCTCGGACGCTGCACGCCGTCAACGAACAGCTCTGCAGATTGAGAGAGTCTGCTCGAGACTTCGGTGGGATTCCGATAGTCATCTTTTGCGGAGACTTCTATCAGTTCCGTCCCGTGCAGGAGCGATCGATCCTCCTCCCCAGCGCCTCCACTACCTGGGAAGGAGATAATGGCTTCGGCATAGAACAGAGGCGGCAACATGACATGGCTCACGCCCTGTGGAGGAAGTTCACCACAGTGGTGCTGCTAGATGAGCAAGTCCGTGCCGCGCAAGATCCGCGACTACGTGGGCTCCTGACACGCATTCGGAAAGGGGTACAAGACCAGTCGGACGTAGAGTACCTAAACAGCCACTGTTATCAAGAAGGCAGACGGATCCCGTGGGAGTCAGGCATCACAGTGGTGACGCCGCTCAATAGAAACCGCTGGAACCTGAACATCGAAGCAACGCTTGCCTTTCGCAAGCAATGGCAGCGGCAGGTTCGGATATTCGTCTCCGAGCATAGATGGAAGGACAATGAGCCGACGgaggaagaagccatcatgaTGTTGGGTCAGGGCGACGACAGCACCATCCCGGTGCCCGCCATCTTCATGTTCGTACCTGGCATGCCCGTCGTCGTAAACAAAAACACCCATCAAGGTCTGAAACTGGTGAACGGCGCCAGTTATACGGCCCAGCACGTTATTCTCGACAAGGCTCACCCGGGCCACCAGATCGACGCCGATACCGTGCTCCATTTTGGCCCGCCGGCGGGGATACTGTTGGGGTCAGAGACGACGAGAGACTTCCGCTTCATTGGTATGCCCCCCGGTACGGTCCTCCTGACGCCTACGAGTGTTAAGATAGAGTGCCAAAGGAAACGGCCATGGCAGCAAGTCGATGTCTCGCGCAGAGGGCTGCCATGTGCGCCAGCGTTTGCATGTACGGACTACAAGGTGCAGGGAAGAACGTTAGATCTGGTGGCGCTGGAGCTGCGAGGGACCAGGACCACCAACATTGATGGCCAGGCGGTCCCGAGCCAATGCGACCCTTATAGCCTGTACGTACAGCTGTCGCGGTGCAGAACGCTGGACGGCATCATGCTTCTGTCTAGGGCGCGAGAGCATGACTTGATAGGGAACACGGTACCGGCGGAGATGGCCCAGGCTGAACTGAGGCTGGAGCAGCTGAGCGAGGAGACACTCAAGGGCGCGGAATCCCGGGACTGGCTAGAATAG